Genomic DNA from Paracoccus aminophilus JCM 7686:
GATGGCGCGGCGCGTTGGGTCGGCGAGCGCGGCGAAAATCTGGTCGAGCGAAGCGGTCGGAAGGGTCATTTGCCTATGTTCAACTGTCTGGTTGAATATGCCGGGCGGGGCAGGGGAAGCGCAAGGGGCCCGTTGGTCGCAGAGAGGTGTTGAAATATTTCGTTTAAATACAGTCGATTGTATCGAGATCACGCGCGCTTGACTCACGGTGCCTCGCCACCTATCAACACGCCAACAGAGTCAGGGAGCGAAAGCTTTGGCGGACCCCGAAAGAAGCGAGGCCGAGAAGGCCCGTGATGCGGAGCGGCTGCAAGAGCTTGAGGCCCGGCTGCGGGACAAGGGTGTCGGTGCGGCGCCCTCGCGCGCGGAAGACCATTTTAGTCAGGCGAATATGGCCTGGCGGATGGTGACGGAGCTGGTGGCCGGTTTGGTCCTTGGTTTCGGAATAGGATACGGGCTCGACAAGCTGCTTGGCACCATGCCGATCATGCTGGTCATCTTCGTTCTGGTCGGTCTGGTGGCTGGCGTGAAGACGATGATGCGGACGGCCGCAGAAATTGGAAAGAAGCCGGGGCAGTCCGGCGACCACGAGGGTGAA
This window encodes:
- a CDS encoding AtpZ/AtpI family protein; translation: MADPERSEAEKARDAERLQELEARLRDKGVGAAPSRAEDHFSQANMAWRMVTELVAGLVLGFGIGYGLDKLLGTMPIMLVIFVLVGLVAGVKTMMRTAAEIGKKPGQSGDHEGE